Part of the Acidobacteriota bacterium genome is shown below.
GAAAGCTTGGTCAAAATGGAAAATACTCGCGGCGGGGATCGAACCTTGCGACCTTTCGCTCCGGAGGCGGGAACGCTCTATCCCGGCACTGAGCTACGCGAGCACGGAGAGTCCGATGACCAAAAAGCCGGGAAAGGGAAGGGAAAAGGGAAAGGCAGAAGGCAAAAAGGGGGAAAGGGGAAAAGGCAAAAGGGGAAAGGGGAAAAGGCAAAGCAAAGGGGAGGGGAAGGAAAAAGGAAGAGTGGGGCAAGGGGGAGAAAAGGCAAATAATAAAGGCAAAAGGCAAACACGAGAGGGTCCAACTCCTTTCCTTGCCTTCGCCTTTTCCTTTGCTCCTTTTGTTCCTTGCCTTTTCAATCACTTCGCTTGATCGTCGCTGACTTGATCCTGACTGCGTCGGTCGCTTCACCGTTTTTCGGGACGCCCGCGATGGTCCGGACATTGTTCATACCGTCGATGACCTTGCCGAAGATCGTGTAATTCTTGTCGAACGCGGGTTCGCGTTTGAGCGTGATGAAAAATTGGGAATTCGCCGAATTGACGTCGTTTCCGAGGCGCGCCGCGCCAAGAATGCCCGTGTCGTACGGGATGTCGGAAAACTCCGCCGTGACGTTCGGCTTGCCCGAATCGCCTTCCTTTCCGGGCTGCGGTTTCGCACCGACCTTGGTGTCGGCGTTTCCCGCCTGAATGACGCTCGCGTTGACGCGGTGGAAGGCGATGCCGTTGTAATAGCCTTCCTTGATGGGTTCCTTGAACCGCGCGACCATCAGCGGCGCAACATTCGAGTAAAGCTCCATCTTGATCGTGCCGTAGGCAGGTTCCTCCATTTCGAAGACCGCGATCTCGTTGTCGGCAACGGGGGTGACGCCCTTCTTATAATCTGGGAAGCCGTATTCGTGTTTGACGGCTTCTTGTTCGTCGCCGTGTTTGTCGATTTGTCAGCGCACGCCGCTGTCAGGGCGATCGCGCAAATGACGGTTAAGACCAATGATTTCTTAAACATAAATTTCAAATTCTTCCTAAAATTGACGGTCGCTGTCAAGCAGGATCGTAACCGGGCCGTCGTTGACCAGTTCGACATCCATCATTGCCTGAAAGCGGCCGGTCTCCACTTTTATGACCTGTTTTCTTGCCTCAGCGACGAAGAACTCATAGAGCCGGTTGGCATCGTCCGGGGCCGCGGCGGCGATGAACGATGGCCGGCGTCCCGCCGCGCGTCGCCGTAAAGCGTGAACTGCGAAACGACGAGAAGTTCGCCCCCAACTTCGAGCAGGAGAGGTTCATCCGGTCCTCGTCGTCCTCAAATATCCGCAGATTCAGCGTCTTGTCGACGAGAAACAGCGCTTCAGCCTCGAATCGTCGCGCCGAAACGCCAAGCAGGACGAGGAGACCGCGACCGATCTCTCCCGTTACCTCGCCGTCAACCGTGACCTCGCGCGCGAAACGCGCTGAACAACACACCGCATTCGATTTTGGATTTTGGATTTTGGCTATTCCAAATTCCAAATTCCAGATTCCAAATTCGAATTTTCACTTTTCGAAACCCAGAATCTAAAATCTAAAATCCAAAATCCAAAATCCAAACGTTTTAGCCTTCGATGTAAACGTTCCATCACGACCGGCTCGACCGGTTTGTCTCCGTAGCCGGTTTCGACCTCGGCGATCGCGTTGACGACGTCCTGGCCTTCGATGACCTTGCCGAATTTCGTGTAGCTCGGGGGCAACGGATAATCGATGTGCATAATGAAAAACTGCGATCCGTTGGTGTTCGGTCCGGAATTGGCCATCGCGACCGTGCCGCGTTCGTACGAGCCGCCGTAAAGCGACGATGATTTGTTGATCTCGTCGTCAAACTTTCCGCCCCAGGCAGATTCACCGCCGTAACCCTCGCCGAGCGGGTCGCCGCCCTGAATCATAAAATTCTTGATAACGCGGTGAAAAATGACCCCGTCATAATAGTTCTTTTCCGCCAAGAGCCGAAAATTCTCGGTCGTCTTCGGCGCGTCCTCTTCAAGAAGTTCGAATTTGATCGTTCCCTTGTTCGTTTCGATAACTGCCGTTCTGTTCGCCATTGATAGTCTCCTGTAATTTATGAAGTCAAAATGATTAAGGTTTGATTATAGTAACAAATTGTTCGATTTGAAACGGCGGAACTTCGTTCCGTTGACGGATAGATTCCAGCCTCGGGCTGCGGGCTTCAAGCTGTGAGTCAGGGGCTTCCGGTTTCCCTCAGAATGAACCGCTCAATTGCCGCGGCGACGCCGTTTTCGTCATTGTTCGCGGTCACGAAAAACTCTTCGCGATCCTTCAACTCGGGTGACGCGTTGCCCATCACGACCGACGTTCCGGCGTATTCGAGCATTTCCAGATCGTTGAAATTGTCGCCGCAGACCATCACCTCTTCGTGCGAGAATCCGTGCGCCATCGCCAACTTGTGAACGCCGGTGGCTTTCGACGCATTCGGCGGAAGGATGTCGAGCAGCGTGAAGTCGAGATGCGGATAAATGGTCGCCAAATATTGACCGTCTCGCCGAGTTCGTCCTCGAGCACACGCTCGAGATCGAACATCGCGCTGCAGTGTCCGGAAAAGGATACGTGGATGACCTCGGCCGCGTCGAGCGCGTCCTCGAGGCGTTCGACGTGATGGATCGCCTCCTCGGCTTCGTCGCCGTGCAGCAGCCGCGACCAGGCGACGTACTTCTGGAGCGGGATGTTCTCGGCCGAAATGACGTCGTAGAGCAGCGTGCCTTTCCCATTCGGATCGGCCGAAATCAATGCATCGCCGCCGAAATCGCGTCCGACGCGAAGGATCTCGCGAACGGTTTCGGTCGCGATCAGCGAAACATCGACGGTTTCGAGCGATTCGGCGAATTTGAGCATCGCGCCGTTGTGCGTCACGATCGGGGCGTTGAAGCCGATCTCGAGCGCCACCGGACGTGCATCGCGAAAGCGTCTTCCGGTAGCGATCGTCACGAGCACGCCTTTCTCCTCGGCGCGCCGGATTGCCCGTTTGTTGGCAATCGGGATCGCCCCGCGCGAGTCAAGCAAGGTTCCGTCGAGATCGAGTGCGAGAAGTTTGATCATCAGTAGTTAGGATAGTGCATAACGCAAAGTGCATAGTGCAAAGTCGAGAGTTCAAGATGTTTCAAGTCCGTGTCCACTATGAACTGTGCACTTAGCACTATGCACCGAGTCCCGCTCACTGCTCACCGCTGGCGCGTTTCTTCTTTCGCTGTTCTTCGAGCCAGATCTGATACGCCGCTTTGCCGCGCTCGAATTCTGCGGCCGAGGCATAAAAATGATGCGAGCCATCGTTTTTCTCGACGTTGAGGACATAAAAAATATAGTCCGTCTGCTTCGGGTTGAGCGCCGCTTCGAGCGCCGATTCGCTGACGCTCGAGATCGGACCGGGCGGGATTCCAGAAAACTTCCGCGTATTGTACGGCGAGTTCGACTCAAGATCGCTCTTGTGGATCGTGCCGTCCCAGCGATTTTCCATTTTCGCAATGTAAACCGCGGTTTGATCGATTCCGAGCGCCATTCCTTTGCCCAGGCGATTGTAGATCACGGAGGCGACGATCTGGCGCTCGGCGTCGAATTTCGACTCGGTCTCGATCAGCGATGCGATCGTAACGACCTCATGCGGCGTCCGTCCGAGGGTCTTCGCGCGGTCGTTCCATTCCGGTTTCCAGGTCTTGCGAAACTGATCGACCATCTTCTTGATGACGTCTTTAGGCTCCGTCCCGATCGGAAAACTATAGGTGCTCGGATACATATAGCCTTCGAGATTCTTCGCGGTCGGATCGATGTCCTTGATCAGCGAGACGTCGTCCATCAAGAGGAGCACCGATTTTTCGTCCATTGGCGGGTCGACCGGGAACTTTTCCGCGACGCGTTTGGCAATATCAAAAACGCGTCCAGCCCTCGGGAATCGTCAGCTTGATCGTTCGCTCCTCGCCCTTTTCAAGTTCCTTGAGCACCTGCAGCGGGGTGATCGGCGAGGTGAACTGATAATCTCCGGCCTTGAGCTTCGAAGCGTCGCCGAAGGCTCGCAAATAGATCTTCGTCGCCGTCGGACTTGCGATGACGCCCTCGGCGGCGAGTTTGTTGACGATCTCGTTCGGCGTCGAGCCCTTCGGGATATTGATGAACTCGTTCGATCTCGAATGCTGCACCGGCTGATTGAGCGAACTGTAAAGCCACCAAGAAATTCCGCCGACGGCGATGACAGCAACGATCAATATGGCCAGAAGAACTTTGATGAGACTCATTTCGGAGAAGATTTTAGCAGAAACGCTTTCCTAATCGTTAATCGCAAATTGTTAATGGTAAATTTGAAACGTTCGTATGAAACGCATATTTCTGGCGATCGATATCTCTGACGACGCGCGCTCGGCAGCGGCCGTCTACGCGCGCGAACTGCGTTCGGAGTTTCCGGGCTTGCGGGTCGGTTGGGAACGGTCGGAAAAGCTGCATTTGACGCTGAAATTCCTCGGCGACACCGCCGAGCGGCAATTGGACTCGATCCGCGACACCGCGCAAAAGATCGCTGCGGAATTCCCGCCGTTCAAACTGTCGATCTGCGGAACCGGCGCGTTTCCCGATGCGAGAAATCCAAGAATTCTCTGGCTCGGAGTAAACGGTGACGTTTCAACGCTCGCCCGACTGCACGGGCGATTCGAAACGGAGTGCGAAAAACTAGGGTTTCGAAGGGAAACGCGGCGTTTCACGTCGCACCTGACGATCGGTCGGGTACGTGATCCTCGAACGGCGTCCGCGTTGGCGTCGCGGCATATTGAAAAAGTTCGAATCGGACGAGTTCGGTGTTTCCGGTGTAACGGTTTACGAGAGTCTCGTCGATTCGAACGGTTCAACTTACAAGATCGTCGAGCGATTCGGTTTCAGAACCGCCTGACAGTTTCTATTTCAGGGCTTTTTCAACAGCCGCGACGAGGGCCGGGTCGTCCGGTTTGGTCGACGGGCTGAAGCGGGCAATGACGCGCCCGTTGCCGTCGACCAGGAATTTCTCGAAGTTCCACGTGATGTCGCCACCGAAGTCCTTTTGACCGGTCAAATACCGGTAAAGCGCGTGCTGGTCGTCGCCCTTGACCGAGATCTTGGAGAACATCGGAAACGTCACCTTATACTTCAGAGTGCAGAATTCCTTGATCTCCTGTTCCGTTCCGGGTTCCTGGCCCATAAAATTGTTGGCTGGAAAACCGAGAACGAAAAAGCCCTTGTCCTTGTATTTGTCGTAAAGGTTCTGCAACCCTTCATACTGAGGCGTCAAACCGCATTTGCTCGCGGTGTTGACGATCAACACGACCTTGTCTTTGTACTCATCCAGCTTGACCTCACGGCCGTCGATATTCTTCATCGTGAAGTCGTGGACCGACGTTTCGACCGGAGGAACGGCCGGAACCGTCCTCAAGCCGAAGGCAAAGACCGCGTATATGCCGCCGATCAATACGACGGCCAACCCTAATAACCCTTTGTTCGACATATTCAATACTCCTACCGGTTCAGTTCGCGCGGCGACTTCGGCGGACTCGGAAGCTGTTCCTTCTTCTCGCCGGTTTCGGCGAAAACTTCCTTGAAGGCGCCGATGCTCGAGAGCATACTCGACGTTTCCACCGGCATAAAGATGACCTTCGAATTCTGCGACCGCGACATATCGCGCAAAGACTCGATGTAGCGCGCCGTGATCAGGTATTGGGCCGTTTCGGCCGCGCTTCCGATCGTTTGCGCTATCTGCGCGATCGATTGTGCTTCCGCCGTCGCGTTTCGCAGCCGCGCCTGCGCCGCACCCTCGGCTTCGAGGATCGCCGATTCCTTCAAACCTTCCGAGCGCGTGATCGCCGCCTGCTTTTCGCCTTCGGCACGCGTGATCGCCGCCTGGCGGTCGCCCTCGGCCGTCAGGATGAGCGCGCGACGGTTGCGTTCGGCGGTCATCTGCTTTTCCATCGTGATCCTCACGTCTTCCGGCGGGTTGATGTTCTTGACATCGACGCGCGTGACTTTGACGCCCCATTTGTCGGTCGCTTCGTCGAGGATCAAACGAAGTTTGTTGTTGATCTGATCGCGCGACGAGAGCGTGTGGTCGAGGTCCATCTCGCCCATCACGGAACGCATTCCGGTGATCGTCAGCTGGACGAGACCTCCGATAAGGTCGGTGACCTCGTAGACGCCCTTGATCGGATCCGTGATCTGCCAGTAGACGACCGAGTCGACGTTGATCGTCACGTTGTCGCGCGTGATGACCGGTTGCGGAGGAAGGTCGATGTACTGTTCGCGAAGATCGATCGACGTCAATCCGGGCCGAACGTTGGTCCAGTAAACCGCGCGCGGCGACTCAAAAAACGGAACGATGATGTTCAGTCCGCTGGTCGCAAGCCGATGAAACTTGCCGAGGCGCTCAATGAGTAAAACGCTCGATTGCGGAACGATCTTGATCGTCTTCGCCGCGACGACGAGCAGTGCGAGTCCGATGAATGCCAGGAAAATAAACCCAAGGCCGATACCGATTTCCATAATTTCCTCCCTTTTCTAAAGTTATGTATTAAATATATCGCAGATTCGAAACGAATTGCATTTGTTTTCGGCGAAATCTCGATCGGCCGCGGCAGCCCAAAAGAATGGAAGTCATCGCCCGAAGAACGAATCCCTTCCCCGATGCCGCAGATCTTCCGCAACGAGTTAAAACATCAGACGTTTACCGACGTTCTGTCACCGGACTTCTTTTTTGAATTCAACGCTCTTCATCGAAAACCCTTTTTCGGCGTATAATCTTCGGAACTTATGAGCGTGAAACTTACCGACATCCAGGAAGCCCGAAAGATACTGAATGGCATTATCATCCCGACACCGATCCTCTCCGGATGAAAAGCTCTCGATCGAGATCGGCGCGAAAGCGTTTCTCAAGGCCGAATGCCTGCAGCGCAGCGGTTCGTTCAAGATGCGCGGCGCGTACAACAAGATCTCGCGCCTTTCGGCGGAAGAAAAGGAGCGCGGCGTGATCGCCGCTTCGGCGGGGAACCACGCGCAGGGCGTGGCGATGGCGGCGCGCCTGCAGGGAATCAAGGCGACGATCGTGTTGCCGGAAGCGGCACCGCTCACAAAGGTCACGGCGACCAAAGCGCAGGGCGCGGAAGTGATCCTGAAGGGCGGAAGCTTTGACGAGGCGGTCGCCTACTCAAAGGAACTACAAAAGGAACAAGGCTCGACATATGTGCACGCGTTCGAGGATTACAGCATCATCGCCGGACAGGGAACTATTGGCTGGGAGATCGTCGAGGACCTTCCGCAAGCGACGCTCGTCGTCGTGCCGATCGGCGGTGGCGGGATCATTTCCGGAATCGCGATCGCGGTCAAGAATCTGTTGCCGAACGTGCGCGTCGTCGGCGTACAGGCCGCGCACTGCGGCTCGGTCAACCAATCGTTAAAGGCCGGAAAGCCGATCGAATTCAAGGCCTTGCCGACGATCGCCGACGGCATCGCGGTCAAGCGTCCGGGCGAGCTGACGTTGCCGATCATCAAGGAGTATGTCGACGAGGTCGTTGAAGTTTCGGAAGAAGAGATCGCGCGCGCGATCCATCATTCGGTGACGAACAACCGGCTGGTCGTCGAGGGTGCAGGCGCGGCCGGAGTGGCGGCATTGCTCGCCGGAAAGATCAAGGTCAAGCCGGACGATGTGGTCTGCACCGTGTTGTGCGGCGGCAACATCGACGCGAACTTGCTGACGCGCGTTCTCGAGCAGGTTCTGGTGCGCCAGGGCCGCTACATAATGCTCAAGGTGCTTGTCGCCGACCGGCCCGGAATGCTCGCGACGCTGACGAAATGCATCGCCGAAACGCGCGCCAACGTGATCGAGGTCTATCACCGACGCGCGATGTGGCTCGCGCCGCTCGGCTATGTCGGGATCGAAGCGCTCCTCGAGGTCCGCGACGACGGCCACGGAAACGACGTCGTCAGGCATCTGCAAAAGGTCGGCTATCACGTCGAACGCGAAGGCGTCGATACGTGGGAAGAATGATCCGATTTCGGATTGGGGATTTGGGATTTGGGATTTCGTCAGAGTTACGCCTTCAGGCGTGAACACGTACCCGTCAGAGTTACGCCTTCAGGCGTGAACGCGTATTCGCACACGCCACCGAAGCGCGCGAAGCACGCGCCGTATCGATAGCACCAGGCGCCGGCGAAGCCAAGCCTGGTGTTTCAACGTAAACCGATTCCAGAGCGTGTGAAACATCTATAAAGACGGTTTCGGTGTCAAGTTCGGAAGTGAACTTTGCGGTTCGCCAATGATATTGGTGAAAGAAAGTTCGGTTCCGGTTTCAAGGTTCGTCGTCATTATCCTTATCTCCGGGGCAGTGTCAGATGTTGCTGTCCCGAGAATTGATCTGTCTTTGTCTTTGGTTTTCAATGATTTATACCCAGCAGCCGTGGCTGTGGGAATGTGGAAAAGCCGCTTTTTGGCTTTTCCAAGCGATTGTGGGAATTGAGGGAAAACGTTTTTTGTTTTTCCTCAATTTCCACATGAGCGGCATTTCCATAGCCTTCTTCGGGTTCGACCAGACCGGCCGGCACCGCTCGCCGCCCGGACACACCTCCGGCGCTCCCCGATCCGGGGGCGTCGAAGAAAGTGCCTTTGTCCATTCAAGATCATCCTCGCTGCCGGTTGTTTTTCGTTTCTTTCTGTTTGCCACCTGCCGCCTGTTGGCGCGGCCAGGCGCTTTGCGAGCAAAGCCTTTCGGCTTGTGACCCCGTTCGGCGCGGTCCACTCATTCATCTATCCGGGTATTGGCGAAGGCCCGTTTCCCGGGACTTCTTCCCTTGATGTTGCTTCGCACATCTGCCCCCGAACGGGCAGAAGGCCGGATAACCCAATCACGCGACGGTCATTTCAGACCTTGTTTCACCACGGGTATCTCCGGCTGTGCTGCCACGCATGTCAAACTCCCGTGCGGTGATGTTCTCCCGCAACATGACCGAGAGTTTGACAAGAAGCTTTCGGGTGACGGCCGTTTTCGCCACCCGCCTGGTTTTCTTTCTGGCGAGTCTCCGGTAGAACGCCCTCAGCCGTTCGTCCCTCCGGGCCGCCGCGTTCGCCGCCTGCCCGAGCATGTAGCGCAGCAGCGGCGACCCCGCACGGCTGATCCCGCCGAAGCTACCCGGGCTCCTGAGCTCTTCTCAAGCGGGCAAAGTCCCGCGAACGCAACCACCTGCCTCGACGAGGAAAAGCGCGCGACCTCGCCCAGCGTATGGATCAGGCAAAGCGCCGTCAGGATGCCGACCCCGGCCTGCGTCCTCAGCAACGCCACCCGCGGATCGATCCCGCCTTCTTCCTCAAGCCGGCGCTCGATCTCGCGGATGTTCCCGCTCAGCTGCTCTGCCGTCCGCAGCAGGATCTCCCGCCGCAGCGCCTTGCGCGGATCGGCCGGCACCGCCTCCAGGGTCTCCCCGGTACGCTTGCGTCCCCATCCTCCCCTTTCGGCAGCCCGAAATCGTGCGCCAGCGCCTGCAGCCGGTTGTAAACCTGCGTCCGCTGCCTCACCAGCCCCGACCTCAGCCGGATCATCTCAAGGATCGCCACGCTCTCCCGGCTCCTTCTCCAAAGCGCCGGGAAATCCTGCCTCATCAACAGCGTCAGGATGTTCTCCGCGTCCCGCGTATCCGACTTGTGCCGCGACTCCGCCCTCTTCCTTATCAAACCCGAATTGCCTACCAGCAACTTGTGTCCGTTTTCAAACATCAGTTCCTCGAACCAGTCGGCCTTCCCAGTCGCCTCGATGCCGACCGTTCCCTTCGGCATCTCCCGGTAAAACCCGGCCAACTCCTCACGGTTCTTGTGGAATATCGTTCTTGTTTTCAATTCCCCGTCCCGTCATCCAGCCAGCAGATCGTCTGCTGATGTGGATGAAAGTCGACTCCGTAGTATACTTCCATAACGGTTTCTCCTTATCTTCGACACGAAGAGACCTTGAATACTCGTCAGCATAACACTGACTGGGGAGAAACCGTCTTTATAACATCACGCGATGTGACGATCCGTGACGATTAAAACGCATGTTGAAATGAATTCGGATTGTGACACCCCGATTCGCGCCGCGTCACTTTTTTCAGCTCTGCGCCGCTGCGCGGACAGTTCGATTCACTGCCTCGAAACCTTCTGAAGAATCTGGTTCAGCAAGTCTTTGATTTCCGTATTTTCCTTTTGCAACTGCCGGATCTTGTCACGAAGGCTACTCAAATCGGTCTCGAGCGCGCCGCCCTGCGATGCCGTCACCGACCGCACGTCACGGCCAAAATCGGCCAGCGCAGGACGCTCGACGTACGTCACGCGGTGAAGCACGCGCCAGGCCTTGTTGGCGAACTTCTGCGCCTGGCGCAACGCACGCGCTTCTTCATCGTTGCTCGCCAGCCATTCCGGGTCGACGACATATTCGAAGAAATCATCGAAATTCTTCGTGCTCCCTTCAAGGTAATAACTCATAAATCGGAAACGATCGACCTTTTCGCCGGGCTGAATCGGTGAATCATTGTAGTTCGTGACTCCGCGCGATTCGATCTCGCTCATGTCGATGTTCAGTTCCACGCCGCGACTGATTTTCTGAGTCTTGCTCATTGTCACGCGATGTGACGATCCGTGACGATTAAAACGCATGTTGAAATGAATTCGGATTGTGACACCCCGATTCGCGCCGCGTCACTTTTTTCAGCTCTGCGCCGCTGCGCGGACAGTTCGATTCACTGCCTCGAAACCTTCTGAAGAATCTGGTTCAGCAAGTCTTTGATTTCCGTATTTTCCTTTTGCAACTGCCGGATCTTGTCACGAAGGCTACTCAAATCGGTCTCGAGCGCGCCGCCCTGCGATGCCGTCACCGACCGCACGTCACGGCCAAAATCGGCCAGCGCAGGACGCTCGACGTACGTCACGCGGTGAAGCACGCGCCAGGCCTTGTTGGCGAACTTCTGCGCCTGGCGCAACGCACGCGCTTCTTCATCGTTGCTCGCCAGCCATTCCGGGTCGACGACATATTCGAAGAAATCATCGAAATTCTTCGTGCTCCCTTCAAGGTAATAACTCATAAATCGGAAACGATCGACCT
Proteins encoded:
- a CDS encoding HAD family phosphatase, which codes for MMIKLLALDLDGTLLDSRGAIPIANKRAIRRAEEKGVLVTIATGRRFRDARPVALEIGFNAPIVTHNGAMLKFAESLETVDVSLIATETVREILRVGRDFGGDALISADPNGKGTLLYDVISAENIPLQKYVAWSRLLHGDEAEEAIHHVERLEDALDAAEVIHVSFSGHCSAMFDLERVLEDELGETVNIWRPFIRISTSRCSTSFRRMRRKPPAFTSWRWRTDSRTKR
- a CDS encoding SPFH/Band 7/PHB domain protein, with protein sequence MEIGIGLGFIFLAFIGLALLVVAAKTIKIVPQSSVLLIERLGKFHRLATSGLNIIVPFFESPRAVYWTNVRPGLTSIDLREQYIDLPPQPVITRDNVTINVDSVVYWQITDPIKGVYEVTDLIGGLVQLTITGMRSVMGEMDLDHTLSSRDQINNKLRLILDEATDKWGVKVTRVDVKNINPPEDVRITMEKQMTAERNRRALILTAEGDRQAAITRAEGEKQAAITRSEGLKESAILEAEGAAQARLRNATAEAQSIAQIAQTIGSAAETAQYLITARYIESLRDMSRSQNSKVIFMPVETSSMLSSIGAFKEVFAETGEKKEQLPSPPKSPRELNR
- a CDS encoding peptidylprolyl isomerase — translated: MEEPAYGTIKMELYSNVAPLMVARFKEPIKEGYYNGIAFHRVNASVIQAGNADTKVGAKPQPGKEGDSGKPNVTAEFSDIPYDTGILGAARLGNDVNSANSQFFITLKREPAFDKNYTIFGKVIDGMNNVRTIAGVPKNGEATDAVRIKSATIKRSD
- a CDS encoding HAD hydrolase family protein — protein: MAHGFSHEEVMVCGDNFNDLEMLEYAGTSVVMGNASPELKDREEFFVTANNDENGVAAAIERFILRETGSP
- a CDS encoding peptidylprolyl isomerase — its product is MANRTAVIETNKGTIKFELLEEDAPKTTENFRLLAEKNYYDGVIFHRVIKNFMIQGGDPLGEGYGGESAWGGKFDDEINKSSSLYGGSYERGTVAMANSGPNTNGSQFFIMHIDYPLPPSYTKFGKVIEGQDVVNAIAEVETGYGDKPVEPVVMERLHRRLKRLDFGFWILDFRFWVSKSENSNLESGIWNLE
- a CDS encoding transposase encodes the protein MKTRTIFHKNREELAGFYREMPKGTVGIEATGKADWFEELMFENGHKLLVGNSGLIRKRAESRHKSDTRDAENILTLLMRQDFPALWRRSRESVAILEMIRLRSGLVRQRTQVYNRLQALAHDFGLPKGEDGDASVPGRPWRRCRPIRARRCGGRSCCGRQSS
- the thpR gene encoding RNA 2',3'-cyclic phosphodiesterase, which translates into the protein MKRIFLAIDISDDARSAAAVYARELRSEFPGLRVGWERSEKLHLTLKFLGDTAERQLDSIRDTAQKIAAEFPPFKLSICGTGAFPDARNPRILWLGVNGDVSTLARLHGRFETECEKLGFRRETRRFTSHLTIGRVRDPRTASALASRHIEKVRIGRVRCFRCNGLRESRRFERFNLQDRRAIRFQNRLTVSISGLFQQPRRGPGRPVWSTG
- a CDS encoding glutathione peroxidase; translation: MSNKGLLGLAVVLIGGIYAVFAFGLRTVPAVPPVETSVHDFTMKNIDGREVKLDEYKDKVVLIVNTASKCGLTPQYEGLQNLYDKYKDKGFFVLGFPANNFMGQEPGTEQEIKEFCTLKYKVTFPMFSKISVKGDDQHALYRYLTGQKDFGGDITWNFEKFLVDGNGRVIARFSPSTKPDDPALVAAVEKALK
- a CDS encoding IS110 family transposase: MPADPRKALRREILLRTAEQLSGNIREIERRLEEEGGIDPRVALLRTQAGVGILTALCLIHTLGEVARFSSSRQVVAFAGLCPLEKSSGARVASAGSAVRGRRCCATCSGRRRTRRPGGTNG